The proteins below come from a single Asterias rubens chromosome 9, eAstRub1.3, whole genome shotgun sequence genomic window:
- the LOC117294694 gene encoding nucleolysin TIAR-like — protein MDATEPGQGYEGEMGDAEQEMETAEGDSQVENESYQDEAVYDMDSYDQGENEQTSGNERNSDISKQVFVGGLVQTTTADELKAYFSAFGTVMDAVVAHDKVAAAKGKSRRSKGFGFVTMSTKDEAIAILNAETHMMDDRTIVVEPSKPTSEIKLRLSLTSLDKDKTTKESLREHFSQFGEVEECILRVSKVDDKMVSRGYGIIKMATDEGTNAVMAANNEKGRQIIDGASVIIKVDRVKLKRYQLYIGNLDPDETTTADIMECFRKYGSIVDVVFSQKVVEQDGVRSTHAFLRMGSDEQHEAILTAQLGEEPCTIHGRKLVIEKDHEKLRRFYVDDIDKDKTFEADLEEYFGAFGVVQESYVFRERSDEDTLGESKGYAMMLMSTVAETDAILKRKEAHILHGKTLTLGRTVSVPPMKEHPTKMTVTCLKDTNITEKVLRDYFGTDSTIKSVQFPLNMATGEKIGFALMELESHHDVEKFAMLRDHVIKGHKVIVNKVKKKKADNLQSLIDRGKERERANRGGFGQYGRDDWAPNWDYGPPQRWGGRPPPPWGPRPPFRGGGPGRWGGMPPRGRAPPPWSRGPGFRGRGRGFGPHDGWGGSGYDGPRGRGRGRGGPAGGGPGAGGWGGSGNEWNSRLNSPKMVRRGWGRHRGRPY, from the exons ATGGACGCTACCGAGCCAGGGCAGGGCTACGAAGGGGAGATGGGGGATGCTGAACAAGAGATGGAAACGGCAGAAGGAGACTCCCAAGTCGAAAATGAATCCTACCAGGATGAAGCTGTGTACGACATGGATTCGTATgatcaaggagaaaatgaacAGACGTCAGGAAAC GAGAGGAATTCTGACATTTCAAAGCAGGTCTTTGTCGGTGGTCTCGTTCAAACAACAACGGCAGATGAGCTTAAAGCATACTTCAGTGCCTTTGGAACCGTCATGGATGCCGTCGTGGCACATGACAAGGTTGCAGCGGCAAAAGGGAAATCCCGTCGATCCAAAGGTTTTGGGTTCGTGACGATGTCCACTAAAGATGAGGCCATTGCCATTCTTAATGCAGAAACCCACATGATGGACGATCGAACGATTGTTGTAGAGCCTTCAAAACCA ACCTCAGAGATAAAGCTGAGACTCAGTTTGACCAGTCTGGACAAGGACAAGACCACCAAGGAGTCCCTGCGAGAGCACTTCAGCCAATTTGGAGAGGTAGAAGAGTGCATCCTGAGGGTGTCTAAAGTAGACGACAAGATGGTGTCCAGAGGGTACGGGATCATCAAGATGGCCACCGACGAAGGGACCAATGCCGTCATGGCTGCCAACAATGAGAAAGGCAGACAGATAATCGACGGGGCCAGCGTCATTATCAAAGTGGATAGAGTT AAATTAAAGCGATACCAACTTTACATTGGCAATCTCGACCCCGATGAGACAACCACGGCCGACATCATGGAGTGCTTCAGAAAGTACGGCAGCATCGTAGATGTGGTGTTCTCTCAGAAAGTGGTTGAGCAGGACGGTGTCCGCAGCACCCACGCCTTCCTAAGGATGGGCTCGGACGAGCAGCATGAGGCCATCCTTACGGCACAGCTAGGGGAAGAACCGTGTACGATTCATGGCCGCAAACTGGTCATCGAAAAG GACCACGAGAAATTACGCAGGTTCTACGTCGATGACATCGACAAGGACAAAACTTTCGAGGCCGATCTGGAGGAGTACTTTGGTGCCTTCGGTGTCGTCCAAGAGTCGTACGTCTTTAGAGAGAGGTCCGATGAAGACACTCTAGGGGAGTCTAAGGGATACGCCATGATGTTGATGTCCACTGTGGCCGAGACGGATGCTATTCTTAAGCGCAAGGAGGCCCATATCCTTCATGGCAAGACGCTGACGCTCGGGCGGACGGTTTCG GTACCTCCCATGAAAGAACATCCGACTAAAATGACTGTCACATGTCTCAAGGACACCAACATCACAGAGAAAGTGCTTAGGGATTACTTCGGAACGGACAGTACCATCAAATCAGTGCAATTCCCTCTCAACATGGCAACAGGGGAGAAGATTGGGTTCGCTCTGATGGAGCTTGAAAGCCACCACGACGTCGAGAAATTCGCTA TGCTGCGTGACCATGTCATTAAGGGCCACAAAGTCATCGTGAACAaggtgaagaagaagaaagcaGACAATCTCCAAAGTCTCATAGACAGAGGAAAGGAAAGAG AAAGGGCCAACAGAGGTGGTTTTGGCCAATATGGACGAGATGATTGGGCCCCAAACTGGGATTATGGACCTCCTCAACGATGGGGTGGCAGGCCTCCCCCACCATGGGGTCCAAGACCCCCTTTCAGAGGCGGCGGTCCCGGAAGATGGGGTGGTATGCCTCCAAGGGGCAGAGCTCCCCCGCCATGGAGTAGAGGACCAG GTTTCAGAGGGCGTGGGCGTGGCTTTGGCCCTCATGAtggttggggtggttctggaTATGACGGTCCTC GGGGTAGAGGGCGTGGTCGTGGAGGTCCAGCGGGTGGAGGCCCAGGAGCTGGAGGGTGGGGTGGATCCGGCAACGAGTGGAACAGCAGGCTCAATAGTCCCAAGATGGTCAGACGGGGGTGGGGTCGTCACAGAGGAAGGCCTTATTAG